gtatagatataatttatatcttttctTGTAGAGCACATTACACATACTACTTAATATGGCCGAAGGAGCAATGATTTATTCtcattttcaattgtttttacaaatatacattgTACTTGACTTCATTTGTAATCTTTTCTACTTCTAATATTTGTATCTAGGAGATAACAATGAGTTTCTACGTTTATTAGTTATCAATTGTCTTACTGTTAATTGTAATTAAGATTGTAAccatattattaactaaatatattttatgttgctTTTCAGAAATCATGTCACACAAGCCAACCCCGTACAGTCCAAACTTCCCTCAGAGTCAAGGCTATGGTCCTCCACCGGAGGTTGTAAAGAGCAATGAAAATTATCCAATGCAACCACAGGGAGGTTATCCCGGTCCTCCGCCTGGACCAATGCTCCCACCAGGAGCTCAGCCCCTACCTGGAATGCAGACAGGATTTCAACCTGGATTTCAGCCGGGGTTTCAGCCTGGATTTCAGCCCGGCTTTCAGTCTGGCTTCCAACCTGCATATGCGTCTGGCTATCCTCATCCTCAGCCTGGCTATCCACCACCAGTGATGCAACAGCCTGCTCCACAAGGCCCAGGTAATAACATGACTACAGactacattatatacatatattaacttttttcttgtGTTAACTACTAATCAGCCAACACGAGGATATTGATATAGGTGCCTTATTTCTAATCCACCAAAAAGCTGCAAGCATTCACAGagactaataaaaaatagtattcctCACTTGAATAGTAAATCCAAGTCAGTTTCGTCACCAAATACAGTATTATAAGTAGGTTAATAGGAGTAATCAggttataaaaaattgaatattcacACTGATATGAGCTGTTGACGGTTGAGTAGTCTTTTAAGTCAGTTTCATTAGTATGTCAACAGATTTATTAGTAAGGCAAAGCAAACAATAGTAATAATGTTATTGTGAATTAATGTACCTTCAAAGTTAGGaagtgtttaataattttgaagatacaataattaattgtcCAATCAATCATGGACCTGCCACAATCTTATTTTCTCAGCGGCCAGACATTAACAGGGCCTCATAAATACATGCTAGTTTTGTACACAAGACAAGAATGTAACCAAGTGCATCTCAtccaaatattatgtaacactAGTCGGATTAGTCGACAGAGACAGAGACAGACAGAGAAAATAGGCTAGGTATCACATAAACAGTGTAGTttaaaatctatgtatataaaagcgaagtaccactcactgattTATCACGAAATCCCAGAAACTAtaatacctacaaacttgaaactTAGCATATAGGTTAGGTATAGGGTGTAGatatccgctaagaacggattttacgaaactaaggggtaaaacggggttgaaagtgtgtttattaaatttcgCGCGTGTAAAGCCGTAAGTTTAGCTAGTAACAGTATTAAAAATCACCAGCtcgtaatatatattcaagaaaaatttatagtaatacgagtgatttcgtgaaaaggaacggaagtgtgtaacaggaagccgggtaagcgcgcgctatttgatttgaccaatgagcgcgagCGGTGCTAGAGTTGGCCGTTATATAGTACCAACCCACTTTCCGAGacgatatatatgttaatatttcatattacgctcacttttaaaaatatacattatttttttttttataatctttgctAAACTTCATAAGTGTTATAACTCTACCTACGATGAGTGTCGTGACGTCCATTCAAAATGATATGTCTACATAATAACCccattatttatagaattttaagAAAATCTGATAACTGTACCAAAAGTACAGTCGgagtaagaaaaggttcgtcaccttaagatctattttcgtgtgctcagtatgagcgataatctgctttaccgattgagaaTGACATAttggtcggtgacgtcacttgactgtattgtaatctgtggtacatataatccacatacagtaggcatacgaggttaacaagcaagggacgtcatcataagcccgaccaatcaggagcgttttgtgtcacgtgacaaacttttaaaaaaacgcatttttatttatggatttttgaataaattaattattattttcgtttcgttaataaataaccatttttaaactcattatatatactgattacaataattgacactttaattttcgcattgtcaaatagcctattctaattattttaaaaaataattagaattataacaaaacactgcAGCCGCGTTCGATTTCTTGACATTCTTTTTCTTACCGGCCAGTATCAGACATTCGGCCAGTAttcatgaaaaattaaaatattatattacaacatattctaaaaatagtcaatcgacatattattaattaaattattctaataagttatagttatacaatgtgtaaaaaattactaacagtatggacctggctgatttctctgaggtgtggatggatgtttgttactctttcacgtaaaaatactgaacggatttggataaaattttgcaaacagatagaatatgtactggaataacatattggacactttttatcccgggaaaacataaaatctttcgggAACGCGtgtgaaaccgcaggacggaagtagtaaataaaatagtaaaaataaatagtaatttttaatttgttaaaaacaagTATATCCggcattcgtatcaatcacagcttgtagtcgctgtcgcattgatccaacaaggcgggAGTATATGTCGattcctctgaagccctcccagacacttcggcaatgttctaagacagctgctttggttctatcgttattatttatcgcaggccaaggaatcaccaccactttcCGGTGCCGATGAAACCagtcatcacacgtcacgtcattacatttatatagacAATTTAAATCTtctaatgactaattaggccataaaaaaaggtttcatgttgatacgacactagacgtagtccaaagatgttacactattttgaaccaagttaacatactatgttagtttaattttatatgcagttgtctgtttagtgctttagattcaaaaggtactaagagtttacgacttgataaaggaatgaatttgaaaactgacgaaggttttcttactctgcctacatcatttcaaataaacatattaactatcggttaaaaaaaaaaacgcgtcgTATGTTATGTTTACTTCATAACGTATTTTCTTGGATTTGTCTCGATATTGTCTTTcgaatcatttaattgtaacgaCTACGAGATAAAGATGTTTACTTTGAAAACACTTTAAGACCAGTATCGTCGATAGGTAAGGTAATTGCATTACTGTTGTCTTGTCAGTTTATCGTGTGTATTTATTCACtccttaataaaagttttataattgtatttaaaaatctataatatatatatttatatatataatgcaaaatataaaaaacaatgtcaATAATAATTTCGATATATTGAACGAAGAGATATCatcaaatgaaacaaaattaacttctgacaaatcaaataaaattacaagatatttaaaaaagaagtgTTCGAAAATTTTCGTTTTGAAAAATAAGAGTGTTTATTTCGAAACGTTAACAGTGGCCAGCGCCAAAAGGACGGTTCAtagattttatagaaaaatttttgaaaatcgtTCGGGacgatatgaaatattattgacgGACGAAGAAAGGAGGTTGAATAACGTTTTCGATTATATAAGTGTGGTGGAGGGAATCTAATTGTTGTTTTGTATCGGTAATGTTTACATTAACGCATAATATCTAGGTTAAGTCGCTTAATAACAAGTATGGTTGTTATGTACTATAcatgtaattaatatgtttatttatcacAAGGAAAATTAgatgtttaatttatgaaatgtatatCACAACAGTGTAATTCAAAACTATGATATCATTGAAACATAATGCCACAGACACTattcaatgaataatataaattaaaaaaaataaatgcgtGCAATTAAAGACCTAAGTGAAACTTTTTGCATTGTGAGCTTGCGGGCATTTCCCCGGAACTTTGGGTCTCTTCACATGTGTAAACCTCTCATCCATAACGTTCCGTTCACGCCAAGGCGTATGATGTACTAAAGTACACTACGTCCCTCCCAATCACAACGGCGTCTTAAGTCGAGGTTCGGCCTCACAGGAGCAGCGCTTAGGATGCTCAAAAAGAAATCATATAACTCAAACGCAGTACCACCAACCGGGGTCAATTGTAGACCAgccatacaaacaaataaaatattcaaaacaaaaataaattcgttCCAGCCGTTTAATGACATACAAACGTTcagaagaattatattttataaatataatgtaaattcaataaattttatacagcttttttattttctattaaaataactttcagGTGGATGGATGACTATTCCGCAAGGGCTCTCGAACTGTCCGCCAGGCTTGGAATACCTATCTATGATTGATCAACTCGTCGTTCACCAGAAGGTGGAGCTGCTGGAAGCTTTTGTCGGCTTCGAGACGAACAACAAGTATACGGTTAAAAACTCCATCGGCCAAAAAGTGTACTATGCCGTTGAAGACAACGATTGTTGTACCAGAAACTGTTGCGGACCAATGCGTCCCTTTGACATGAAGATTATGGATAATTTCCGTAACgaggtatttaatttatcaatttgatCTTAACAACAATTTGTTGTGT
The nucleotide sequence above comes from Vanessa tameamea isolate UH-Manoa-2023 chromosome 2, ilVanTame1 primary haplotype, whole genome shotgun sequence. Encoded proteins:
- the LOC113398278 gene encoding phospholipid scramblase 2 isoform X1 — translated: MSHKPTPYSPNFPQSQGYGPPPEVVKSNENYPMQPQGGYPGPPPGPMLPPGAQPLPGMQTGFQPGFQPGFQPGFQPGFQSGFQPAYASGYPHPQPGYPPPVMQQPAPQGPGGWMTIPQGLSNCPPGLEYLSMIDQLVVHQKVELLEAFVGFETNNKYTVKNSIGQKVYYAVEDNDCCTRNCCGPMRPFDMKIMDNFRNEVIHLHRPLACDSCWCPCWLQSMEVSSPPGSVIGSIEQEWSICKPCYAIKNAAGDVVLRIKGPVCTFSICGDVEFHVYSKDGDTKVGKITKNWSGLAREVFTDSDYFGITFPMDLDVRIKAVLLGACFLIDFMFFEKSGNQESDRPGML